In one window of Microbacterium natoriense DNA:
- a CDS encoding RICIN domain-containing protein, translating into MGRRRFILTEIGWSSTLDGVRTVSAGGRSIDNPNHSTTAGTQLVIWTSNTGSNQRWQFTRQSDGSYELKNAESGLCADVEGGSLVAGAKVIQWTCTGGANQRWTAVARADGTYTIASVKSGLLLTATASPNGTGLTQQAASATAVQKWQVQ; encoded by the coding sequence GTGGGGCGTCGTCGCTTCATCCTCACCGAGATCGGCTGGTCCAGCACCCTCGACGGCGTGCGCACGGTGAGCGCCGGGGGCAGGTCGATCGACAATCCGAACCACAGCACGACGGCCGGCACGCAGCTCGTGATCTGGACGAGCAACACCGGAAGCAACCAGAGATGGCAGTTCACGAGGCAGAGCGACGGCTCATACGAGCTGAAGAACGCGGAATCCGGTCTCTGCGCCGACGTCGAGGGAGGATCTCTTGTCGCGGGAGCGAAGGTCATCCAATGGACGTGCACCGGTGGAGCCAACCAGCGCTGGACCGCCGTGGCTCGGGCTGACGGCACGTACACGATTGCGTCGGTGAAGAGCGGTCTACTGCTCACGGCGACGGCATCGCCGAACGGCACCGGGCTCACCCAGCAGGCCGCGTCGGCGACAGCTGTTCAGAAGTGGCAGGTCCAGTAG